A stretch of the Nothobranchius furzeri strain GRZ-AD chromosome 5, NfurGRZ-RIMD1, whole genome shotgun sequence genome encodes the following:
- the qtrt1 gene encoding queuine tRNA-ribosyltransferase catalytic subunit 1 isoform X1: MAAATVRGVDRNTSESLMSLKKAVTAASPLALRIVAECPVTKARACDLALPHWTVSTPVFMPVGTQGTLKGITADQLESLGCQICLGNTYHLGMRPGPDLIERANGLHGFMNWKRNLLTDSGGFQMVSLVELSEVTEEGVKFKSPYDGKEILLSPEKSISIQNSLGSDIMMQLDDVVSSTVKGPRVEEAMHRSIRWLDRCIAANKHPDRQNLFAIIQGGLDAQLRKACLNEMTQRDVPGFAIGGLSGGEEKDDFWRMVTLSTDYLPREKPRYLMGVGYAVDLVVCVALGCDMFDCVFPTRTARFGSALVPWGSLQVKQKQYAKDFQPIDPDCQCPTCKRHSRAYLHALFKSDTAAMHHVTIHNISYQLTLMRSVRQSIVDGRFPEFIRTFMKRMFPSPDQYPGWAMEALASVNVALD, encoded by the exons ATGGCCGCCGCCACGGTACGTGGAGTAGATAGAAACACATCAGAAAGCCTCATGTCTTTGAAGAAAGCTGTAACTGCAGCTTCGCCTCTTGCTTTGAGAATTGTTGCTGAGTGTCCAGTGACTAAAGCAAGAGCTTGTGATTTAGCACTGCCACACTGGACAGTCAGCACGCCGGTTTTTATGCCCGTCGGCACTCAGGGAACACTGAAGGGCATCACTGCTGACCAGCTGGAGAGCCTTGGATGTCAAATTTGTCTCGGAAACACATACCACCTTGGGATGAGGCCG GGACCTGATTTGATAGAGAGAGCTAACGGTTTACATGGGTTCATGAACTGGAAGAGAAATCTCTTAACT GACAGTGGAGGGTTTCAGATGGTGTCTCTTGTGGAACTTTCAGAGGTCACAGAGGAAGGGGTCAAATTTAAATCCCCCTATGATGGCAAAGAAATCTTGTTAAGTCCTGAGAAATCCATCAGCATACAAAACAGTTTGG GGTCTGACATCATGATGCAGCTGGATGATGTTGTCAGCAGTACAGTGAAGGGACCACGGGTCGAGGAAGCCATGCATAGATCCATTCGCTGGCTGGATCGCTGCATAGCAGCCAATAAACATCCTGATAGACAGAACCTTTTTGCCATCATTCAGGGGGGACTGGATGCACAGCTGCGCAAGGCCTGCCTGAATG AAATGACTCAGCGTGATGTTCCTGGTTTTGCCATTGGAGGCTTGAGTGGAGGAGAAGAGAAGGATGACTTCTGGCGGATGGTCACACTGAGCACTGACTACCTGCCAAGAGAAAAGCCTCGTTACTTGATGGGTGTTGG GTATGCTGTGGATTTAGTAGTGTGTGTTGCTTTGGGATGTGATATGTTTGACTGCGTCTTCCCAACCCGCACGGCG AGGTTTGGTTCCGCCTTGGTGCCTTGGGGCTCTCTCCAGGTGAAACAGAAGCAGTATGCCAAGGACTTCCAGCCTATAGACCCAGACTGTCAGTGTCCAACCTGCAAGAG aCACAGTCGAGCTTACCTTCACGCCTTGTTTAAGAGCGACACGGCTGCCATGCATCATGTCACCATTCATAACATTTCCTACCAG CTAACACTGATGCGCTCTGTGAGGCAGAGCATCGTGGACGGCCGGTTCCCTGAGTTCATACGGACGTTTATGAAGCGAATGTTCCCCTCTCCTGATCAGTACCCCGGCTGGGCCATGGAGGCTTTAGCTTCCGTCAACGTGGCTTTGGATTAG
- the qtrt1 gene encoding queuine tRNA-ribosyltransferase catalytic subunit 1 isoform X2: MAAATVRGVDRNTSESLMSLKKAVTAASPLALRIVAECPVTKARACDLALPHWTVSTPVFMPVGTQGTLKGITADQLESLGCQICLGNTYHLGMRPGPDLIERANGLHGFMNWKRNLLTDSGGFQMVSLVELSEVTEEGVKFKSPYDGKEILLSPEKSISIQNSLGSDIMMQLDDVVSSTVKGPRVEEAMHRSIRWLDRCIAANKHPDRQNLFAIIQGGLDAQLRKACLNEMTQRDVPGFAIGGLSGGEEKDDFWRMVTLSTDYLPREKPRYLMGVGYAVDLVVCVALGCDMFDCVFPTRTARFGSALVPWGSLQVKQKQYAKDFQPIDPDCQCPTCKRHSRAYLHALFKSDTAAMHHVTIHNISYQMCAEEPDLTMTPYTLNAHSRR, translated from the exons ATGGCCGCCGCCACGGTACGTGGAGTAGATAGAAACACATCAGAAAGCCTCATGTCTTTGAAGAAAGCTGTAACTGCAGCTTCGCCTCTTGCTTTGAGAATTGTTGCTGAGTGTCCAGTGACTAAAGCAAGAGCTTGTGATTTAGCACTGCCACACTGGACAGTCAGCACGCCGGTTTTTATGCCCGTCGGCACTCAGGGAACACTGAAGGGCATCACTGCTGACCAGCTGGAGAGCCTTGGATGTCAAATTTGTCTCGGAAACACATACCACCTTGGGATGAGGCCG GGACCTGATTTGATAGAGAGAGCTAACGGTTTACATGGGTTCATGAACTGGAAGAGAAATCTCTTAACT GACAGTGGAGGGTTTCAGATGGTGTCTCTTGTGGAACTTTCAGAGGTCACAGAGGAAGGGGTCAAATTTAAATCCCCCTATGATGGCAAAGAAATCTTGTTAAGTCCTGAGAAATCCATCAGCATACAAAACAGTTTGG GGTCTGACATCATGATGCAGCTGGATGATGTTGTCAGCAGTACAGTGAAGGGACCACGGGTCGAGGAAGCCATGCATAGATCCATTCGCTGGCTGGATCGCTGCATAGCAGCCAATAAACATCCTGATAGACAGAACCTTTTTGCCATCATTCAGGGGGGACTGGATGCACAGCTGCGCAAGGCCTGCCTGAATG AAATGACTCAGCGTGATGTTCCTGGTTTTGCCATTGGAGGCTTGAGTGGAGGAGAAGAGAAGGATGACTTCTGGCGGATGGTCACACTGAGCACTGACTACCTGCCAAGAGAAAAGCCTCGTTACTTGATGGGTGTTGG GTATGCTGTGGATTTAGTAGTGTGTGTTGCTTTGGGATGTGATATGTTTGACTGCGTCTTCCCAACCCGCACGGCG AGGTTTGGTTCCGCCTTGGTGCCTTGGGGCTCTCTCCAGGTGAAACAGAAGCAGTATGCCAAGGACTTCCAGCCTATAGACCCAGACTGTCAGTGTCCAACCTGCAAGAG aCACAGTCGAGCTTACCTTCACGCCTTGTTTAAGAGCGACACGGCTGCCATGCATCATGTCACCATTCATAACATTTCCTACCAG ATGTGCGCAGAAGAGCCTGACCTGACGATGACCCCATACACTCTGAATGCACACAGCAGAAGATAA